The Candidatus Hydrogenedens sp. genomic sequence TATGTTTTACTTAAAAATTCCTTTCTTTGTTTTTACGCTCACTTGCTTTTCTGTTTTATGTCCTATGGAATGCCCCTCGCTAAATAACATTCCGCCATATCCACAAAATCCGTTTATAATTCATTTAGATATTCCTGCACCAGAGGACAGTGCTGGAAGTTTGATTGTAGCGGATTTGGATGGTGATAAAAGGATGGACTATCTTGTAACGCGTCCCGGATATTTAGCAGGCTATCGGTGGGATGGAGAAAAACTATGGATTTTGAATGTAGATATTCGTGTCGGAGGTTCTGCGGAAACTTACGGATTACCCGGA encodes the following:
- a CDS encoding VCBS repeat-containing protein encodes the protein MFYLKIPFFVFTLTCFSVLCPMECPSLNNIPPYPQNPFIIHLDIPAPEDSAGSLIVADLDGDKRMDYLVTRPGYLAGYRWDGEKLWILNVDIRVGGSAETYGLPGHHGPGVQAGDIDGDGKTEVLFLTNDSVLHIVEGKTGKEKWSRSISVPEGAER